In Desulfobulbus oralis, one DNA window encodes the following:
- the hslU gene encoding ATP-dependent protease ATPase subunit HslU, which produces MTEKKHLDALTPRETVAELDKYIVGQQDAKRSVAIALRNRWRRQQVEPDLRDEIAPKNIIMIGPTGVGKTEIARRLAQLAQSPFLKVEASKFTEVGYVGRDVESMVRDLTHLAVNMVEREAEAAVQEKAAERAEERLLDLLLPPPQAAGRAGRDKNVIELGYGGDGQPETPSTRERFREMLRKGDLNERSIELEMTAGSPPTVEVFTVPGMESMQNSMQEAFAKMFPGKKERRQVKVPEALEYLKREEAENLVDQADVAARAIRRTEQSGIIFLDEIDKIASRGGSSSSAEVSREGVQRDLLPIVEGTTVSTKYGPVKTDHILFIAGGAFHLCKPSDLAPELQGRFPLRVNLQALGEEEFYRILTEPQNALIRQYTALLATEGIELEFSDEAIHEMARLAMQVNQKTEDIGARRLHTVIERVLDEISFDAPEREGRFVVEADYVRQRLEGISGNEDLSRYIL; this is translated from the coding sequence ATGACGGAAAAAAAGCATCTGGACGCCCTGACCCCGAGGGAAACCGTAGCGGAACTGGACAAATACATTGTCGGCCAGCAGGATGCCAAGCGCTCGGTGGCCATCGCGCTCAGAAACCGCTGGCGGCGGCAACAGGTGGAGCCGGACCTGCGCGACGAAATCGCGCCCAAGAACATCATCATGATTGGCCCCACCGGCGTGGGCAAGACCGAGATTGCCAGACGCCTGGCCCAGCTCGCGCAGAGTCCCTTTCTCAAGGTGGAGGCCTCCAAGTTCACGGAAGTGGGCTATGTGGGGCGGGACGTGGAGTCCATGGTCCGGGATCTGACCCATCTGGCTGTCAACATGGTGGAGCGGGAAGCCGAGGCGGCAGTGCAGGAGAAGGCGGCGGAACGGGCCGAAGAGCGGCTGCTGGACCTGCTGCTGCCGCCCCCCCAGGCCGCGGGCAGGGCAGGCCGGGACAAAAACGTCATCGAACTGGGTTATGGCGGGGATGGCCAGCCCGAAACGCCCAGCACCCGTGAACGTTTCCGCGAGATGCTCAGGAAGGGCGATCTGAATGAACGCAGCATCGAACTGGAAATGACGGCCGGCAGCCCCCCCACGGTAGAGGTCTTCACCGTGCCCGGCATGGAGAGCATGCAGAATTCCATGCAGGAGGCCTTTGCCAAGATGTTCCCAGGCAAGAAGGAACGGCGGCAGGTCAAGGTGCCGGAGGCGCTGGAGTATCTGAAACGGGAGGAGGCGGAAAATCTGGTGGATCAGGCCGACGTGGCGGCCAGGGCCATCCGTCGCACCGAGCAGAGCGGCATCATCTTTCTGGACGAAATCGACAAGATCGCCTCCCGTGGCGGCAGCAGCTCTTCTGCCGAGGTTTCCCGGGAGGGCGTGCAGCGCGACCTCCTGCCCATCGTGGAAGGCACCACGGTCAGCACCAAGTACGGCCCGGTCAAAACAGACCACATCCTGTTCATCGCGGGCGGCGCCTTTCATCTGTGCAAGCCCTCCGACCTCGCGCCGGAGCTGCAGGGCCGCTTTCCCCTCCGGGTCAATCTGCAGGCCCTGGGCGAGGAGGAATTCTACCGCATCCTGACCGAGCCGCAAAATGCGCTGATCCGCCAATATACGGCCCTGCTGGCCACAGAGGGCATAGAGCTGGAATTTAGCGACGAGGCCATTCACGAAATGGCCCGCCTTGCCATGCAGGTGAACCAGAAGACCGAAGACATCGGCGCCCGGAGGCTGCATACCGTGATCGAACGCGTGTTGGACGAAATCTCCTTTGACGCGCCGGAGCGCGAAGGCCGCTTTGTGGTGGAGGCAGACTATGTGCGCCAACGGCTGGAGGGCATCTCCGGCAACGAAGACCTGAGCCGCTATATTCTGTAA
- a CDS encoding Fic family protein, protein MWESGLLDTLTAGSFAALAAIHKKLFAEIDDLAGQLRTINLGRGNGHFIPALELRAALVHIERMPQAGLDDILAKYLAMNLAHPFPRGNGRSMRIWLDLMLKRELGRVRNLPGERGYKGAQHAKAKDSPTAQIQGQQGPADGMRRSAPCARLLPPPGAQLRQTSAPVAERSGFAREHMPLPQKRGHCQQFLSGAMNERASEPCLLAVEALQWQAPGMLPDRRPELAGLSPSLPRSSRLFSPWPGRLPPRRQTGQSPSRDCH, encoded by the coding sequence ATGTGGGAAAGCGGCCTTCTGGACACCTTGACGGCCGGAAGCTTCGCAGCACTTGCCGCCATCCACAAAAAGCTTTTCGCGGAGATCGACGACCTTGCCGGCCAGCTTCGCACGATCAACCTGGGCCGGGGCAATGGCCACTTCATCCCGGCGCTCGAGCTGCGCGCGGCGCTTGTGCACATAGAGCGCATGCCGCAGGCAGGCCTTGACGACATCCTTGCCAAATATCTGGCCATGAATCTGGCCCATCCCTTTCCCAGGGGCAACGGCCGCAGCATGCGCATCTGGCTCGACCTGATGCTGAAGCGGGAATTGGGCCGGGTCAGGAATCTGCCGGGAGAGCGGGGATACAAAGGAGCGCAGCACGCGAAAGCTAAGGACAGTCCCACAGCTCAAATCCAGGGGCAACAGGGCCCTGCAGACGGCATGCGCAGATCTGCTCCCTGCGCTCGTCTTTTGCCACCTCCAGGAGCACAGCTCCGGCAGACATCTGCGCCAGTCGCTGAGAGAAGTGGCTTTGCCAGGGAACATATGCCCCTTCCCCAAAAAAGGGGGCATTGCCAACAGTTCCTTTCCGGGGCGATGAACGAGCGCGCTTCCGAACCATGCCTGCTGGCTGTCGAAGCCCTGCAATGGCAGGCACCAGGCATGCTCCCAGACAGGCGCCCGGAATTGGCAGGCCTGTCGCCATCGCTACCCCGCTCATCGAGGCTGTTCTCTCCATGGCCGGGCCGATTGCCGCCAAGGCGGCAAACAGGCCAAAGCCCATCTCGGGACTGCCATTAA